A single genomic interval of Cellvibrio sp. PSBB023 harbors:
- the urtE gene encoding urea ABC transporter ATP-binding subunit UrtE codes for MLSVSDYRVSYGQSEVLHGLNFEVKPREIVAVMGRNGMGKTTLMKSLMGVIPSNSGSVKLDGKEVSQLKSYQRVASGFGFVPQGRMIFSSMTVKENIETGLTTTKRRSVPKELYDMFPVLLEMRNRRGGNLSGGQQQQLAIARALASDPKMLFLDEPTEGIQPSIIREMGAHLKNDSRPARFIDCSIGTSIKFALDIADRILVIEKGEIVHEELRATINEAKVAAYLSV; via the coding sequence ATGTTATCTGTATCAGATTACCGGGTAAGTTATGGCCAGAGTGAAGTGCTACATGGGCTGAACTTTGAAGTAAAACCCCGTGAAATTGTGGCGGTGATGGGACGCAATGGCATGGGTAAAACCACCTTGATGAAATCGCTCATGGGCGTGATTCCCAGTAATAGTGGCAGCGTAAAACTCGACGGCAAAGAAGTGAGCCAGTTAAAAAGTTATCAGCGTGTTGCCAGTGGTTTTGGATTTGTTCCCCAGGGGCGTATGATTTTTTCCAGTATGACCGTCAAAGAAAATATCGAGACCGGGCTGACAACTACCAAGCGTCGCTCGGTGCCCAAAGAACTCTACGATATGTTTCCGGTGTTGTTGGAAATGCGCAATCGGCGCGGCGGTAATTTATCGGGCGGGCAACAACAGCAATTAGCTATTGCCCGTGCACTGGCCAGCGATCCGAAAATGTTATTTCTGGATGAACCTACCGAGGGCATTCAGCCATCAATTATCCGTGAAATGGGGGCGCACCTTAAAAATGATTCGCGACCAGCGCGGTTTATCGATTGTAGTATCGGAACAAGTATTAAGTTTGCGCTGGATATTGCCGATCGCATTTTAGTGATTGAAAAAGGCGAGATTGTGCATGAGGAATTGCGGGCAACCATTAATGAAGCCAAGGTTGCCGCTTATTTGTCGGTGTAA